One genomic window of Monodelphis domestica isolate mMonDom1 chromosome 1, mMonDom1.pri, whole genome shotgun sequence includes the following:
- the GTF3C5 gene encoding general transcription factor 3C polypeptide 5: MAAVSVELRQERRLVCVEYPGVVQDVSKMLQTLGGEEGVSRIYADSAKRLELYFRPKDPYCHPVCANRFPTSSLLFKIKKKTRRKRAEDGGVTTTEIKFDTEILGIITTVYKFQGMSDFQYLAVHTEAGNRNTSMYNKVLMLKPEKEEFFNQELPLYIPPPIFSRLDTPVDYFYRPETQHREGYNNPPVSGENLIGLSRARRPHNAIFVNFEDDEVPMKPLEAAVQTWKRLCTNPIDRKMEEELRKLFDIRPIWSRNAVKANISVHPDKLKVLLPYVAYYMITGPWRSLWIRYGYDPRKNPEAKIYQVLDFRIRCGMKYGYAPNDMPVKAKRSTYNYSLPITVKKTPSQLVTMHDLKHGLGTSGTGGSKKSASNKYKLKDSVYVFREGALPPYRQMFYQLCDLNVEGLQKIIHRNDGMETECTERDGWCLQKTSDDLRDTMSLMIRQIIRSKRPALFSSAAKNEGGKERLTYESGEDEDDDEEEEEEEEEEEEEEEEEEEDFKPSDGSENEMETEILDYV; this comes from the exons ATGGCGGCCGTGTCGGTGGAACTGCGGCAGGAGCGGCGTCTGGTGTGTGTGGAGTACCCAGGCGTGGTGCAGGACGTGTCCAAGATGCTGCAGACCTTGGGTGGAGAGGAAGGAGTTTCCCGG ATCTATGCAGATTCAGCCAAAAGGTTGGAGCTGTATTTCCGCCCCAAGGATCCATACTGCCACCCTGTGTGTGCCAACCGTTTCCCTACCAGTAGTTTGCTGTTTAAGATCAAGAAGAAGACAAGACGGAAGAGAGCAGAGGATGGAGGAGTGACAACTACAGAAATCAAGTTTGACACAGAAATTTTGGGCATCATTACAACTGTTTACAAATTTCAAG GGATGTCAGATTTCCAGTACCTGGCAGTCCACACAGAAGCAGGCAACAGAAATACTTCTATGTATAACAAAGTTCTTATGCTCAAACCAGAAAAGGAAGAATTCTTCAACCAGGAATTACCTCTCTATATCCCCCCACCAATTTTCTCTCGCCTGGACACACCAGTGGACTATTTCTACCGGCCGGAAACACAGCATCG GGAAGGCTACAATAATCCACCTGTCTCTGGTGAGAACCTGATTGGCCTGAGCAGAGCCCGGCGCCCCCACAATGCCATCTTTGTAAACTTTGAAGATGATGAAGTGCCCATGAAGCCCTTAGAGGCTGCTGTACAGACCTGGAAGAGGCTCTGCACCAATCCTATTGACAGGAAGATGGAGGAGGAGCTAAGAAAG ctgtTTGACATTCGTCCCATCTGGTCTCGTAATGCAGTCAAAGCCAACATTAGTGTCCACCCAGATAAACTCAAGGTCTTGCTTCCCTATGTGGCTTATTATATG ATAACTGGTCCCTGGAGGAGTTTGTGGATTCGGTATGGATATGACCCCAGAAAGAACCCAGAGGCTAAAATTTATCAAGTCCTGGATTTCCGGATTCGCTGTGGGATGAAATATG GCTATGCCCCCAATGACATGCCTGTCAAAGCAAAACGCAGCACCTACAATTACAGCCTCCCCATCACAGTCAAAAAGACAC CCAGCCAGTTGGTCACCATGCATGACTTGAAGCATGGATTAGGCACATCGGGGACAGGGGGTAGCAAGAAATCTGCCTCCAACAAATACAAGCTCAAG GACTCCGTCTATGTCTTCCGGGAGGGGGCCCTGCCACCATATCGGCAGATGTTCTATCAGCTTTGTGATTTAAATGTGGAAGG GTTACAGAAGATCATCCACCGTAATGATGGGATGGAAACTGAGTGTACAGAGCGTGATGGTTGGTGTCTTCAGAAGACTAGTGATGACCTAAGGGACACCATGTCCTTGATGATCAGGCAGATCATTCGCTCCAAGAGGCCTG CTTTATTTTCAAGTGCTGCTAAAAATGAAGGTGGAAAAGAGCGGTTAACATATGAATCTGgggaggatgaggatgatgatgaagaagaagaggaggaagaggaagaagaagaggaagaggaagaggaggaagaagaggacttCAAGCCCTCTGATGGGAGTGAGAATGAAATGGAGACTGAGATTTTGGACTATGTGTAA